A window of the Megalopta genalis isolate 19385.01 chromosome 2, iyMegGena1_principal, whole genome shotgun sequence genome harbors these coding sequences:
- the LOC117220695 gene encoding carcinine transporter isoform X1 has translation MGVYGAMKNNRNLGNSIGPTETTALRPKLETFDDVLPYVGDYGRYQWLLLLSLLPYGIIYAILYFTQFFIAIIPAEHWCKIDELMTTNFTQEDRVQIAIPSSNEYPYYDRCYRKDLNFTKILRSGEDPRSYQLWTNRTIKCTSWEYNYTQIPYPSIGTELDWVCDREYLVSTAQSIFFCGSIVGGFLIGWIADHKGRIPALVACTTLGLFGTIATANANSFWSFAACRFFTGWAFDNCINIPLIIVLEYMAVSKRTLVVNVAFGLFFAAASTILPWMAYYISNWRIFTYVSALPLLSVFITPWILPESARWYVSNGRMDKVLEKLKRIASINRKKPDPRIYDAFANANVEMSARKRESATIFDLFKSPRLARNTILLVLFWCLTVISFDGHVYSLKLLQSSVFVSFSLACSTELPAGLLLTLLLDRWGRRLCGFLSLGVTCLLSIAELMLHSTVAKLTMSVMARFCLNMAANIGLQYAVELLPTPVRSQGVSLIHTVGIIAHTLAPYITDSAKIWESFPMLIISTVSFMGAMFVLFLPETLGQDLPQTINQGEEFGKDQNFWSLPSKQKSLFEQPPHYQACER, from the exons ATGGGAGTCTACGG AGCAATGAAGAATAACAGGAATCTAGGCAACTCCATAGGGCCAACCGAGACGACAGCATTGAGGCCGAAACTTGAAACGTTCGACGACGTTTTGCCATACGTCGGTGATTATGGGAGGTATCAGTGGCTGCTATTGCTGTCGTTGTTGCCTTATGGTATTATCTACGCGATCCTGTATTTCACGCAATTCTTTATTGCCATTATCCCCGCGGAGCACTGGTGCAAGATTGACGAGTTGATGACCACGAATTTCACACAGGAGGACAG GGTGCAAATAGCAATACCGTCGTCGAACGAGTACCCTTATTACGATCGTTGCTATCGAAAAGACCTAAACTTCACCAAGATACTGCGATCcggcgaagatccacgatcctATCAACTATGGACCAATCGAACCATCAAATGTACCTCTTGGGAATATAACTACACGCAGATTCCATATCCCAGCATTGGTACTGAG CTAGATTGGGTATGCGACCGAGAATACCTCGTGTCAACAGCCCAGTCGATCTTCTTCTGCGGCTCGATCGTCGGCGGTTTCCTGATCGGATGGATCGCAGATCACAAGGGTAGGATCCCTGCACTGGTAGCCTGCACCACCCTCGGCCTTTTCGGCACCATTGCCACCGCCAACGCCAACAGTTTCTGGTCATTCGCGGCCTGCAGATTCTTCACGGGATGGGCTTTCGACAACTGCATCAATATTCCACTTATTATCG TTCTCGAGTATATGGCAGTGTCAAAACGCACTCTAGTCGTCAACGTAGCCTTCGGCCTATTTTTCGCAGCAGCCAGCACCATTTTACCATGGATGGCCTACTATATTTCGAACTGGAGGATTTTCACTTATGTCAGCGCGTTGCCATTATTGTCCGTGTTTATCACACCGTGGATTCTTCCAGAAAGTGCCCG ATGGTACGTTTCGAACGGGAGAATGGACAAAGTTCTGGAGAAATTGAAGAGGATAGCTTCGATAAATCGTAAGAAGCCGGATCCGCGTATTTACGATGCTTTCGCGAAC gCGAACGTCGAGATGTCGGCGCGAAAACGCGAATCAGCGACCATCTTTGACCTCTTCAAGTCCCCTAGACTGGCCAGAAACACCATTCTTCTAGTTCTGTTCTG GTGTTTAACCGTGATCTCGTTCGACGGCCACGTCTATTCATTGAAACTTCTTCAGAGTTCGGTGTTCGTGTCATTTTCCCTCGCATGTTCCACGGAACTTCCGGCTGGGTTGCTGTTGACACTTTTGTTGGATCGGTGGGGCCGCAGACTCTGCGGATTTCTCAGTTTGGGAGTGACTTGCTTGCTAAGTATCGCCGAACTCATGCTGCATTCCA CGGTTGCTAAACTAACAATGTCAGTTATGGCACGATTTTGCCTGAACATGGCGGCGAATATCGGTCTTCAGTATGCTGTGGAGCTGCTACCAACGCCTGTTCGATCGCAAGGTGTATCGCTGATTCATACTGTCGGCATTATTGCACATACTCTGGCCCCGTATATAACTGATTCg GCGAAAATATGGGAAAGTTTCCCGATGCTGATCATCTCCACAGTGTCCTTCATGGGCGCCATGTTTGTTCTGTTCCTACCGGAAACCCTCGGCCAAGATTTACCTCAGACTATTAATCAAGGCGAAGAATTCGGCAAAGACCAGAATTTCTGGTCGTTACCGTCCAAACAAAAATCTCTGTTCGAACAGCCACCTCATTATCAAGCTTGCGAACGATAA
- the LOC117220695 gene encoding carcinine transporter isoform X2, giving the protein MKNNRNLGNSIGPTETTALRPKLETFDDVLPYVGDYGRYQWLLLLSLLPYGIIYAILYFTQFFIAIIPAEHWCKIDELMTTNFTQEDRVQIAIPSSNEYPYYDRCYRKDLNFTKILRSGEDPRSYQLWTNRTIKCTSWEYNYTQIPYPSIGTELDWVCDREYLVSTAQSIFFCGSIVGGFLIGWIADHKGRIPALVACTTLGLFGTIATANANSFWSFAACRFFTGWAFDNCINIPLIIVLEYMAVSKRTLVVNVAFGLFFAAASTILPWMAYYISNWRIFTYVSALPLLSVFITPWILPESARWYVSNGRMDKVLEKLKRIASINRKKPDPRIYDAFANANVEMSARKRESATIFDLFKSPRLARNTILLVLFWCLTVISFDGHVYSLKLLQSSVFVSFSLACSTELPAGLLLTLLLDRWGRRLCGFLSLGVTCLLSIAELMLHSTVAKLTMSVMARFCLNMAANIGLQYAVELLPTPVRSQGVSLIHTVGIIAHTLAPYITDSAKIWESFPMLIISTVSFMGAMFVLFLPETLGQDLPQTINQGEEFGKDQNFWSLPSKQKSLFEQPPHYQACER; this is encoded by the exons ATGAAGAATAACAGGAATCTAGGCAACTCCATAGGGCCAACCGAGACGACAGCATTGAGGCCGAAACTTGAAACGTTCGACGACGTTTTGCCATACGTCGGTGATTATGGGAGGTATCAGTGGCTGCTATTGCTGTCGTTGTTGCCTTATGGTATTATCTACGCGATCCTGTATTTCACGCAATTCTTTATTGCCATTATCCCCGCGGAGCACTGGTGCAAGATTGACGAGTTGATGACCACGAATTTCACACAGGAGGACAG GGTGCAAATAGCAATACCGTCGTCGAACGAGTACCCTTATTACGATCGTTGCTATCGAAAAGACCTAAACTTCACCAAGATACTGCGATCcggcgaagatccacgatcctATCAACTATGGACCAATCGAACCATCAAATGTACCTCTTGGGAATATAACTACACGCAGATTCCATATCCCAGCATTGGTACTGAG CTAGATTGGGTATGCGACCGAGAATACCTCGTGTCAACAGCCCAGTCGATCTTCTTCTGCGGCTCGATCGTCGGCGGTTTCCTGATCGGATGGATCGCAGATCACAAGGGTAGGATCCCTGCACTGGTAGCCTGCACCACCCTCGGCCTTTTCGGCACCATTGCCACCGCCAACGCCAACAGTTTCTGGTCATTCGCGGCCTGCAGATTCTTCACGGGATGGGCTTTCGACAACTGCATCAATATTCCACTTATTATCG TTCTCGAGTATATGGCAGTGTCAAAACGCACTCTAGTCGTCAACGTAGCCTTCGGCCTATTTTTCGCAGCAGCCAGCACCATTTTACCATGGATGGCCTACTATATTTCGAACTGGAGGATTTTCACTTATGTCAGCGCGTTGCCATTATTGTCCGTGTTTATCACACCGTGGATTCTTCCAGAAAGTGCCCG ATGGTACGTTTCGAACGGGAGAATGGACAAAGTTCTGGAGAAATTGAAGAGGATAGCTTCGATAAATCGTAAGAAGCCGGATCCGCGTATTTACGATGCTTTCGCGAAC gCGAACGTCGAGATGTCGGCGCGAAAACGCGAATCAGCGACCATCTTTGACCTCTTCAAGTCCCCTAGACTGGCCAGAAACACCATTCTTCTAGTTCTGTTCTG GTGTTTAACCGTGATCTCGTTCGACGGCCACGTCTATTCATTGAAACTTCTTCAGAGTTCGGTGTTCGTGTCATTTTCCCTCGCATGTTCCACGGAACTTCCGGCTGGGTTGCTGTTGACACTTTTGTTGGATCGGTGGGGCCGCAGACTCTGCGGATTTCTCAGTTTGGGAGTGACTTGCTTGCTAAGTATCGCCGAACTCATGCTGCATTCCA CGGTTGCTAAACTAACAATGTCAGTTATGGCACGATTTTGCCTGAACATGGCGGCGAATATCGGTCTTCAGTATGCTGTGGAGCTGCTACCAACGCCTGTTCGATCGCAAGGTGTATCGCTGATTCATACTGTCGGCATTATTGCACATACTCTGGCCCCGTATATAACTGATTCg GCGAAAATATGGGAAAGTTTCCCGATGCTGATCATCTCCACAGTGTCCTTCATGGGCGCCATGTTTGTTCTGTTCCTACCGGAAACCCTCGGCCAAGATTTACCTCAGACTATTAATCAAGGCGAAGAATTCGGCAAAGACCAGAATTTCTGGTCGTTACCGTCCAAACAAAAATCTCTGTTCGAACAGCCACCTCATTATCAAGCTTGCGAACGATAA
- the LOC117220693 gene encoding organic cation transporter protein has protein sequence MPPQEKFGTPVPLDKENNAGACQSSMNLEVPGARQVAKDAKDEARDMDFDELLPYVGEFGIYQRILFILMIPFASFVAWVYFSQIFITLIPDDHWCWVPELGNLTVDQRRSLAVPITHEGYSRCSVYDVNYTEIMLNGNHAPDPSWPTKSCQHGWEFNYTTIPYATVATELGWVCEYSALPTTAQSIFFIGAIFGGLIFGWIADQYGRIPALIGANMMGFLAGVATAFSQSFWQFTLCRFFVGFAFDNCFTMMYILVLEYVGPKWRTFVANMSIALFFTFAACILPWIAYFLADWRMTCIATSVPLVLAVATPWLIPESARWLVSQGQVDRAITILGKFERMNGTKVPDDVYKRFRETCAKIMKEEEAERTYSVLDLFRTPRLRNITILFIVIWMAISLVFDGHVRNVDNLGLNVFVTFTIAAATELPADTFLTVVLDRWGRRWLACGSLVVSGIFSIWACAVSNNIYSATLAILGRFWINISYNIGLQYAAEVLPTVVRAQGVALIHIMGYVASILAPFVVYLDVVSSVLPLLLLGIIGIAGGLMTLFLPETLDKDLPQTLQDGENFGRDQKMWDVPCLRRKPETEEPPPTFKTFSRGSVRNSMRASLRGETLRSSMIRRSSVKSRTESTNPGSEVERL, from the exons CAATGCTGGTGCTTGCCAGAGCTCTATGAATCTGGAGGTCCCCGGTGCCAGGCAGGTTGCCAAGGATGCGAAGGACGAAGCGAGAGACATGGATTTCGACGAGTTGCTACCTTATGTCGGGGAATTCGGGATTTATCAGAGGATCCTGTTCATCCTGATGATACCGTTCGCCTCGTTCGTCGCCTGGGTGTACTTCTCGCAGATCTTCATCACGCTGATACCGGACGATCACTGGTGCTGGGTGCCGGAACTTGGGAACCTGACCGTGGACCAAAG ACGCTCGTTGGCGGTGCCAATCACCCACGAAGGTTACTCGAGATGCAGCGTGTACGATGTAAATTACACCGAGATCATGCTAAATGGAAACCATGCGCCGGACCCGTCCTGGCCGACGAAAAGCTGCCAGCACGGATGGGAATTCAATTACACCACCATCCCTTACGCGACCGTTGCCACGGAG TTAGGATGGGTGTGTGAGTATAGTGCGTTGCCGACCACAGCGCAGAGTATCTTCTTCATCGGCGCTATCTTTGGAGGGCTGATCTTCGGCTGGATAGCCGATCAGTATGGCAGGATACCGGCTTTGATCGGCGCCAATATGATGGGATTTTTAGCTGGAGTTGCTACAGCGTTCTCCCAAAGCTTCTGGCAGTTCACATTGTGCCGTTTCTTCGTTGGATTCGCCTTCGATAATTGCTTCACTATGATGTACATATTAG TGCTGGAATACGTGGGACCAAAATGGCGGACGTTCGTGGCGAACATGTCGATAGCGTTGTTTTTCACATTCGCTGCATGCATTCTGCCTTGGATCGCGTATTTCTTAGCCGACTGGCGGATGACCTGCATCGCCACATCGGTTCCTCTTGTTTTGGCAGTGGCGACGCCATGGTTGATACCGGAGAGCGCTCGATGGCTAGTGAGTCAAGGTCAAGTGGACAGAGCCATTACGATCTTGGGGAAATTCGAGCGGATGAATGGCACCAAGGTGCCCGACGATGTGTACAAACGATTTCGg GAAACCTGCGCCAAGATAATGAAAGAAGAGGAAGCGGAAAGAACGTACTCCGTGCTGGACTTGTTCAGAACTCCACGTTTGCGGAACATCACTAtcttatttattgttatatg GATGGCGATCTCTTTGGTGTTCGATGGTCACGTACGGAACGTTGACAACTTAGGCTTGAATGTGTTCGTGACATTCACAATTGCGGCAGCGACAGAGCTACCGGCTGACACATTCCTCACAGTCGTTCTTGACAGGTGGGGTAGAAGGTGGCTGGCCTGCGGCTCGCTGGTCGTTTCCGGAATCTTCAGCATCTGGGCTTGCGCTGTCTCCAATA ACATATACTCAGCCACGCTAGCCATCCTAGGGCGATTTTGGATAAACATATCCTACAACATAGGGCTTCAATACGCAGCGGAAGTGCTACCGACAGTGGTCAGGGCCCAAGGCGTAGCCCTGATACACATCATGGGATACGTCGCTAGCATTTTAGCTCCTTTCGTAGTCTACCTCGACGTTGTCTCGTCTGTCCTGCCGCTTCTGCTGTTAGGCATCATCGGAATCGCTGGAGGTCTGATGACCCTGTTCCTGCCGGAAACGTTGGACAAGGATCTTCCGCAGACGCTGCAGGACGGCGAGAACTTCGGCAGAGATCAGAAGATGTGGGACGTTCCCTGTCTTCGAAG GAAACCGGAAACGGAGGAACCACCGCCGACCTTCAAGACCTTCTCACGCGGCAGCGTGAGGAACTCGATGAGAGCGTCCCTTCGCGGGGAGACCTTGCGGAGCAGCATGATCCGAAGGTCGAGCGTGAAGTCGAGAACCGAGAGCACCAATCCGGGATCGGAGGTGGAAAGATTATAG